One genomic window of Diospyros lotus cultivar Yz01 chromosome 8, ASM1463336v1, whole genome shotgun sequence includes the following:
- the LOC127807764 gene encoding protein STRICTOSIDINE SYNTHASE-LIKE 12-like, which translates to MSVVSPVGGGKGISAVEATGPAFGGKSRGQSRVVGLGGGLTTNLATAAEGVPFRFLAGIDVSQTIGVVYFTDASQTFELRNIIDPNFERDSTGRLMSYNPKTKELKVLLRGLGQPIGVAASPDGSFLLIAEYNNRRIQRFWLIGPRANTAEVFLNLLGNPLNIKRAGLDDFWVVMRLISPPLVITPLGQRINVAGMVLAQADFAAHYQNTYVSVVVEQNGALYTGSRTDGVKFVGVYQ; encoded by the exons ATGTCGGTGGTGTCTCCGGTTGGCGGTGGTAAAGGGATATCTGCTGTCGAGGCAACGGGTCCTGCATTTGGTGGAAAGTCTCGCGGTCAATCACg TGTAGTAGGGCTGGGCGGTGGCCTTACCACCAATCTTGCTACCGCTGCAGAAGGTGTGCCTTTCCGCTTCCTTGCCGGCATTGATGTTAGTCAGACTATTGGAGTGGTTTACTTCACAGATGCTAGTCAAACTTTCGAGCTAAG AAACATCATAGATCCAAATTTTGAGAGAGACTCAACGGGAAGGCTAATGAGCTATAACCCAAAGACCAAAGAGTTGAAGGTGCTACTAAGAGGGCTTGGCCAGCCGATCGGCGTAGCGGCCAGCCCCGACGGCTCCTTTCTACTCATTGCAGAGTACAACAACCGGAGAATTCAGAGGTTCTGGTTGATAGGTCCGAGGGCCAACACGGCGGAGGTCTTCCTGAACCTCCTCGGAAACCCTTTGAATATCAAGAGGGCTGGGCTGGATGACTTTTGGGTGGTGATGAGGCTGATCAGCCCGCCGCTGGTTATTACACCTCTAGGGCAAAGGATCAACGTCGCTGGCATGGTTTTGGCACAAGCGGATTTTGCCGCTCACTATCAGAACACGTATGTGAGCGTTGTTGTTGAGCAGAATGGGGCGTTATACACTGGCTCTCGAACTGACGGAGTTAAATTCGTCGGTGTTTACCAGTAA
- the LOC127807762 gene encoding protein STRICTOSIDINE SYNTHASE-LIKE 11-like, with amino-acid sequence MRTVGLDLWNLQLGTWCIFGLPEYVQHLDINEGENWDPGYLGPYRIKGRVEPLAYRLELPEALTGLHDVFHVSQLRKHMYNPDIEMHVEDIELQPGMTFKVQPLRVLERQDRQLRHKTLPMPLNLSFNYRTGQLYIADSYLGLRVVGPCGGLATLLASSAENVAFQFLSCVEVDQLTGTVYFTDVSQFYDLRNYTEPGFFKVFSGRLLSYDPETRRASVLMKGIGAATGVAISANGNFLLVSENLTKRIHRFWLRGSRASTSEIFSTLPGNPYKIRRTASGDFWVAMATWNTEATPFEVFPLAQKFNSKGGVVAELDLDKQYHNKAMTGVVEHKGALYPTSPYVSTNNVEFMLRNLK; translated from the exons ATGCGGACCGTCGGACTCGACCTTTGGAATTTGCAGTTGGGGACATGGTGTATTTTTGGGCTACCCGAATACGTCCAGCATTTAGACATCAACGAAGGGGAAAATTGGGACCCCGGATATTTGGGGCCATATCGAATCAAGGGCCGAGTTGAACCACTTGCCTACCGTCTGGAGTTGCCAGAAGCATTAACTGGATTGCAtgatgtattccatgtttccCAATTACGGAAGCATATGTATAATCCAGACATAGAAATGCATGTTGAGGACATTGAACTCCAACCTGGTATGACCTTTAAAGTGCAACCTTTACGGGTGCTGGAACGCCAAGATCGTCAGCTAAGACATAAAACTCTACCTATG CCTCTAAACCTCAGTTTCAACTACAGAACTGGGCAACTTTACATTGCAGATTCTTATTTAGGGCTTCGAGTAGTAGGCCCTTGTGGAGGACTTGCAACCCTACTTGCCTCAAGCGCAGAGAACGTGGCCTTCCAGTTCCTCAGCTGCGTGGAAGTGGACCAGCTCACTGGCACCGTTTACTTCACAGATGTTAGTCAATTTTACGATCTAAG AAACTACACAGAACCCGGATTTTTTAAGGTCTTCAGTGGGAGGCTGCTAAGCTATGACCCTGAAACCAGACGAGCATCCGTGTTGATGAAAGGGATCGGCGCTGCCACTGGTGTCGCCATCAGTGCAAATGGAAACTTTCTGCTTGTGTCGGAGAACCTCACAAAGAGAATTCATAGGTTTTGGCTGAGAGGTTCCAGGGCTAGCACCTCGGAAATCTTCTCGACCCTTCCGGGAAACCCATACAAAATTCGGAGGACAGCTTCAGGAGACTTCTGGGTGGCAATGGCTACTTGGAACACAGAAGCAACGCCGTTTGAGGTTTTTCCGTTGGCCCAGAAGTTCAATTCGAAAGGTGGTGTTGTGGCAGAGTTGGACCTTGACAAGCAGTACCATAACAAGGCGATGACCGGCGTTGTGGAGCACAAGGGAGCACTGTACCCAACGTCCCCTTACGTTAGCACAAATAATGTTGAATTCATGCTCCGTAACTTGAAATAA